Proteins found in one Schistocerca serialis cubense isolate TAMUIC-IGC-003099 chromosome 5, iqSchSeri2.2, whole genome shotgun sequence genomic segment:
- the LOC126482168 gene encoding putative gustatory receptor 2a: MLMALSMVFGAGCVMVATWSCSATVDEASRSADLLLKALLAPIFGYSRANELRIQLQLFLQQVQHRRPRFTACGLFTIDLSILSTMVAAVISYLIIIVQFQISNTNESGEKCSYLVIILTIIMIVTIIKITKAMIIIHL, from the exons ATGCTCATGGCTCTCTCCATGGTCTTCGGTGCTGGATGTGTGATGGTTGCCACTTGGTCATGCAGCGCCACTGTCGATGAGGCCTCCCGCTCTGCAGACCTGCTGCTCAAGGCGCTGCTTGCTCCCATATTCGGTTATTCCAGGGCCAACGAGTTGAGGATCCAGCTGCAGCTGTTCCTGCAACAGGTGCAGCACCGCCGGCCACGTTTCACGGCCTGTGGGCTCTTCACCATCGATCTGTCAATCCTCTCGACAATGGTAGCAGCTGTTATCTCCTATCTTATCATAATTGTTCAGTTTCAGATTAGTAACACGAATGAATCTGGTGAGAAGTGTAGTT ACTTGGTCATTATACTAACAATTATAatgatagtaacaataataaaaataacaaaagcaATGATAATAATTCATTTGTAG